One Solanum pennellii chromosome 9, SPENNV200 DNA segment encodes these proteins:
- the LOC107030668 gene encoding putative homeobox-leucine zipper protein ATHB-51, with the protein MDWNGNIRPFVSRQVIDNSLNFLYNYNYDQYPGIEMKHAMQTQHGGVQVPTMDNNNFVLNQHQLDKKKRLSSDQLESLENSFQEEIKLDPDRKMKLAKELGLQPRQIAVWFQNRRARWKAKQLERLYDSLKQDYDVVSREKQKLQDEVLALRAILKEQATKKQVNSTVYTEISGEETVESTSMPSSNKTITRGITISNHQNNNINNNNNNIAECSYVFNNVVDGLNPVMPPYWATLPTYP; encoded by the exons atggattgGAATGGAAATATTAGACCTTTTGTTTCAAGACAAGTTATTGATAATTCTCTCAATTTTCTCTACAACTACAATTATGACCAATATCCAG GTATTGAAATGAAGCATGCAATGCAAACACAACATGGTGGAGTACAAGTCCCAACAATGGACAACAACAACTTTGTACTCAATCAACATCAATTGGACAAGAAGAAAAGGTTGTCAAGTGATCAATTAGAGTCACTTGAAAATAGTTTTCAAGAAGAGATAAAACTTGATCCAGACAGGAAAATGAAATTGGCTAAAGAACTTGGATTACAACCAAGACAAATTGCTGTTTGGTTCCAAAATAGAAGAGCTAGATGGAAGGCTAAACAACTTGAAAGACTCTATGATTCACTTAAACAAGACTATGATGTTGTCTCAAGGGAAAAACAAAAGCTTCAAGATGAG GTATTGGCATTAAGAGCAATTTTGAAGGAACAAGCCACAAAGAAACAAGTAAATTCCACAGTTTACACTGAAATATCAGGTGAAGAAACAGTTGAAAGCACATCAATGCCAAGTTCAAACAAGACAATTACAAGAGGAATTACTATAAGTaaccatcaaaataataatattaataataataataataatattgctGAATGTAGCTATGTTTTTAATAATGTTGTAGATGGGCTTAACCCAGTGATGCCACCTTATTGGGCCACATTGCCAACATATCCATGA
- the LOC107031698 gene encoding 60S ribosomal protein L24: MVLKTELCRFSGAKIYPGRGIRFIRSDSQVFLFVNSKCKHYFHNRLKPSKLTWTAMYRKQHKKDIAQEAVKKRRRTTKKPYSRSIVGATLEVIQKKRAERPEVRDAAREAALREIKERIKKTKDEKKAKKAEVVAKSQKAGKGNVSKGGSKGPKLGGGGGKR; the protein is encoded by the exons ATGGTGCTAAA GACAGAACTCTGCCGTTTCAGCGGTGCCAAGATATATCCTGGGAGGGGCATCAGATTTATTCGATCAGATTCTCAG GTGTTCCTATTTGTCAACTCAAAGTGCAAACATTACTTCCACAACCGCCTGAAGCCTTCCAAGCTTACATGGACTGCCATGTACAGGAAGCAGCACAAGAAG GATATTGCACAAGAAGCTGTTAAGAAGAGGAGACGTACCACAAAGAAACCATACTCTAGGTCCATTGTGGGTGCAACCTTGGAGGTAATCCAGAAGAAGAGAGCTGAAAGGCCAGAAGTTCGAGATGCTGCCAGGGAGGCTGCTCTTCG TGAAATCAAAGAAAGAATCAAGAAAACAAAGGACGAAAAGAAGGCCAAGAAGGCAGAGGTGGTGGCTAAGTCACAGAAAGCCGGTAAGGGTAATGTGTCAAAGGGAGGATCAAAAGGCCCTAAGCTTGGCGGCGGTGGTGGAAAACGTTAA